A single genomic interval of Saccharomyces eubayanus strain FM1318 chromosome IV, whole genome shotgun sequence harbors:
- the MPS1 gene encoding serine/threonine/tyrosine protein kinase MPS1, with the protein MSTNSFHDYMDPKSRINARQFSDDEEFTTPPKLSNFGSALLSHTEKTSVSQELSNKDDKITKPVFEEMNRSSSRSHPPSSMGNLTSGHTSTSSHSTLFGRYLKNNHQTSMTTMNTNDIEINVGNSLDKSFERIRSLRQNMKEDITSKYTERRSKRFLISNRTTKLGPAKRASTLTSIFDDVPNSSSQLISNLRETTESPLDDPSETEFRETKKNSDYESINFGDLNPIQYIKKHNLPTSDLPMISQIYFDKQREENRQAALRKHSSRELLSKTRSSSTPLASSNSLVNKDHSITSNNNSQPRRKISTGSSSSKSSIEIRKVLKENIDADNYSNLKSPVHKIYKETSGYKGSDSEKREVLRNISINTSHADSALQQDNKRLKRSLDDAIIHDNENIKNQEVFYHRPAPKPPVTKKVEIVEPIKSASLSNSRSVITVNDSQYEKIELLGRGGSSRVYKVKGAGNKVYALKRVSFDAFDDSSIDGFKGEIELLEKLKDQKRVIQLVDYEMGDGLLYLIMECGDHDLSQILNQRSNMPLDFNFVRFYAKEMLQCIKVVHDAGIVHSDLKPANFVLVKGILKIIDFGIANAVPEHTVNIYRETQIGTPNYMAPEALVAMNYTQNNENRQEGNKWKVGRPSDMWSCGCIVYQMIYGKPPYGSFQGQNRLLAIMNPDVKIPFPDHTSDNERIPKSAIELMKACLYRNPDKRWTVDKVLSCTFLQPFMISGSIMEDLIRNAVRYGSEKPQISHDDLNDVVETVLRKFADYKI; encoded by the coding sequence ATGTCAACAAATTCATTTCACGACTATATGGATCCAAAGTCGAGAATAAACGCTCGACAGTTttcagatgatgaagaattcaCTACACCTCCAAAGCTAAGTAATTTCGGATCAGCTTTACTCTCCCATACTGAAAAAACCTCCGTATCACAGGAACTGTCAAATAAAGATGACAAGATAACGAAAcctgtttttgaagaaatgaacaGAAGTTCCTCGAGGAGTCATCCTCCATCATCAATGGGTAATTTAACGTCCGGCCACACTAGCACCTCTTCACATTCAACTCTATTTGGACGatatttaaaaaacaaccaTCAAACAAGCATGACAACGATGAACACTAATGATATAGAAATAAATGTTGGGAACAGCCTTGACAAGagctttgaaagaataaGAAGCTTACGACAAAATATGAAAGAAGATATTACTTCAAAATATacagaaagaagaagcaaacgATTTCTAATATCCAATAGAACAACGAAACTAGGACCTGCAAAGAGAGCCTCTACACTAACAAGCATTTTTGATGATGTGCCTAACTCTTCTAGCCAACTAATTAGCAACTTAAGAGAGACAACAGAATCACCACTTGACGACCCTTCGGAAACAGAATTTAGagaaacgaagaagaattcGGACTACGAATCGATAAATTTTGGAGACTTAAATCCGATACAATACATTAAAAAACACAATCTACCGACTAGTGACCTTCCAATGATATCTCAAATTTACTTTGACaaacaaagagaagagaacaGACAAGCGGCGCTTCGAAAACATAGCTCCCGAGAACTGCTCTCTAAAACTAGATCATCTTCCACTCCCCTTGCCAGCAGTAACTCATTGGTCAATAAGGACCATTCTATAACGTCTAATAATAATTCTCAACCAAGACGAAAGATATCTACTGGctcatcttcttcgaaatcatcaattgaaataagaaaagttctcaaagaaaatattgatgCTGATAATTATAGTAACCTGAAGAGCCCGGTTCACAAAATTTACAAGGAAACTTCAGGATACAAAGGTTCAGAttctgaaaagagagaagtACTGCGCAATATAAGTATAAATACGAGTCATGCCGATAGCGCACTTCAACAGGATAACAAGAGACTAAAACGATCACTTGACGATGCCATCATACATGACAATGAAAACATAAAGAACCAGGAAGTATTTTATCACAGGCCAGCTCCAAAACCACCTGTTACTaaaaaagttgaaattgTGGAGCCTATTAAATCAGCCTCCTTATCAAATAGTAGGAGTGTAATTACAGTTAATGACTCtcaatatgaaaaaatagaattACTCGGTAGAGGCGGATCTTCCAGAGTTTATAAGGTGAAAGGAGCGGGCAATAAGGTATACGCGCTAAAGAGAGTCTCTTTCGATGCATTTGATGATTCAAGTATTGATGGATTCAAAGGAGAAATAGAACtattggaaaaattgaaagacCAAAAACGTGTGATTCAACTAGTTGATTACGAGATGGGAGATGGCTTATTGTATTTGATAATGGAATGCGGTGATCACGACCTATCGCAGATTCTTAATCAAAGAAGTAATATGCCCCTggatttcaattttgttaGGTTTTATGCAAAGGAAATGTTACAATGCATCAAAGTAGTCCACGATGCTGGTATTGTTCATTCTGATTTGAAACCCGCAAATTTTGTCTTAGTAAAGggcattttgaaaattattgattttggtATAGCTAATGCAGTTCCTGAACATACAGTAAACATATACCGTGAGACTCAGATCGGTACACCAAATTATATGGCGCCAGAGGCACTGGTTGCCATGAATTACACacaaaacaatgaaaatcGCCAGGAAGGAAATAAATGGAAAGTCGGAAGACCTTCGGATATGTGGTCATGTGGTTGCATCGTATATCAAATGATTTACGGGAAACCCCCGTATGGTAGCTTTCAAGGCCAAAACAGATTGTTGGCTATTATGAATCCTGATGTAAAAATTCCATTTCCTGACCATACCAGTGACAATGAGAGGATTCCAAAGTCTGCCATTGAGTTAATGAAGGCATGCTTGTATAGAAATCCAGATAAAAGATGGACTGTGGATAAAGTGTTGAGTTGTACTTTCCTCCAACCTTTTATGATATCTGGATCGATMATGGAAGACTTGATTAGGAACGCTGTTAGATACGGTTCTGAGAAACCTCAAATATCGCACGATGATCTTAATGATGTCGTAGAGACTGTTCTAAGGAAGTTTGCGGATTACAAAATCTAA
- the MRX9 gene encoding Mrx9p codes for MFRLPLGLVIRGKTVANIQTFNSTRLFNPCLFRQLSVSSKPLPLLRVPSSGTCSRMESHKSYKLSSLSHNSGLYLRRPVSSPVNSVFKLTDKRAFHSSPHARIKFMFSSRSPKNGGKPFVKVYKVSPLLIVFAAVSLFTFILTSTLIVIPFIFHFFLPFLIMFIFFKQFKRWQKNVFYKDILNSLPKTELKITVPTMRSLQMQPMIQSWKDISSRMGIPNEFAKGLNVDLVKQDETRKQFLSFLEKRVLESFTKNEMGIRSYFLGDNVEKWIKESYDLELDIENCRSELRKFQDSIFASVQYKLYLDSMKNLPLNPSKKLEGKKHLANVYVLILDKSFPEVMFNGGGYSKADFFKILQESETANSKRMHNMIIAVKSVNTLLSRHFVITAKGDSGDFFSRYHVSKVDGNHTEYTLRE; via the coding sequence ATGTTTAGACTGCCATTGGGATTAGTCATCAGAGGAAAAACGGTTGCGAACATCCAGACATTCAATAGCACAAGACTTTTTAATCCATGTTTGTTTAGACAATTAAGTGTATCTTCTAAACCGTTACCGTTGTTACGTGTACCTTCTAGTGGCACGTGTTCTAGAATGGAGAGCCACAAGTCTTATAAGCTGTCTTCGCTCTCTCATAATTCTGGTTTGTACCTTCGCCGTCCTGTATCCAGTCCGGTAAACTCGGTTTTCAAGTTGACGGATAAAAGAGCTTTCCATTCGTCACCACATGCACGAATCAAAtttatgttttcttcaagatcGCCAAAGAATGGTGGCAAACCGTTTGTGAAAGTATACAAAGTGTCACCACTTCTCATCGTATTCGCAGCAGTGAGtcttttcacttttatCCTAACTTCGACATTGATTGTTATTCCCTTCatcttccattttttcttgccttttcttattatgttcatcttctttaaaCAGTTCAAAAGGTGGcagaaaaatgttttttacAAGGACATCTTAAATTCTTTACCAAAAACcgaattgaaaataacaGTACCTACCATGAGGTCATTACAGATGCAACCAATGATTCAAAGCTGGAAGGATATTTCATCGAGAATGGGCATTCCTAATGAATTTGCCAAAGGTCTAAATGTGGATTTAGTGAAGCAAGATGAAACCAGGAAGCagtttttgagttttttggaaaaaagagTATTAGAGTCCTTTACTAAGAATGAAATGGGAATAAGGTCATACTTTTTGGGCGATAACGTTGAGAAGTGGATCAAAGAATCATATGACCTGGAACTGGATATCGAGAACTGTCGTAGCGAATTAAGGAAATTTCAAGATTCCATATTCGCCAGTGTCCAGTACAAATTGTATCTAgattcaatgaaaaatttaccaTTGAACCCATCGAAAAAACTTGAGGGTAAGAAACACCTTGCGAATGTGTATGTTCTCATTTTAGATAAGTCTTTCCCCGAAGTAATGTTTAATGGCGGAGGTTATTCAAAGGccgattttttcaagatattgCAGGAAAGTGAAACTGCCAATAGCAAGAGAATGCACAATATGATTATCGCAGTTAAGAGCGTCAATACACTACTATCTCGTCACTTTGTTATCACAGCCAAGGGTGATTCGGgcgatttcttttcaagatatCATGTTTCAAAAGTAGATGGCAACCACACCGAATATACTTTGAGAGAATAG
- the RTK1 gene encoding putative serine/threonine protein kinase RTK1, whose protein sequence is MVKDNSLRSSSSASLSSLFRPTKLKNLSAKFFNGGTQSHSKPDDISRSSSRSSRKLADSDYEDHKNHSKPNDRRSTTDKNTVGNSPSSKESHAAANPSLLASSPTSVKKAAIDSPTSRPLHNTNTPVRTGHNTPHLPHSIHNPINYIHQGAKDTFHHPHPVHPTAHNNITTVSSAKSEASSNFSYQTHMHPVEILQKQIEDKHLMESQSSTPGSLDLNHHSSSGSDDVLTKKKKSLKLTRFFKKIHNDYHDNHHNHNHRSTPTKPKVSSHTNGNVVESNGKSLYETDNPVELLEKYGIPGRKLGEGASGSVSVVERTDGKLFACKMFRKPSLNNDGTNHSQLANYSKKVTTEFCIGSTLHHENIIETFDMLNEGDTYLLVMEYAPYDFFNLVMSNLMTQDEVNCYFKQLCHGVNYLHSMGLAHRDLKLDNCVVTNDGILKLIDFGSAVVFQYPYEDTIVKSHGIVGSDPYLAPELLKQTSYDPRVADVWSIAIIFYCMVLKRFPWKAPKKSFNSFRLFTEEPEDEDDIARGPNKILRLLPRDSRKIIGGMLTLDPKQRVLMNEVVKNDWLVSVPSCEIDPISGKLVERTKNHKHHLVTEEELNELSKEHGNKDSN, encoded by the coding sequence ATGGTCAAGGATAATTCCTTACGCTCATCTTCATCGGCTTCGCTATCGTCGCTATTTAGACCGACCAAATTGAAGAACCTATCAgctaaattttttaacgGTGGTACCCAATCACATTCAAAGCCAGATGATATTTCAAGATCTTCCTCCAGATCGTCCAGGAAACTCGCTGATTCTGACTATGAAGATCACAAGAATCATAGTAAGCCTAACGACCGAAGGTCAACTACTGACAAGAATACCGTGGGAAACAGCCCATCATCAAAGGAGTCACATGCCGCAGCAAATCCTTCACTATTAGCCTCTTCTCCTACTTCGGTTAAGAAGGCAGCTATTGACTCCCCTACATCAAGGCCTTTACACAATACTAATACTCCTGTGCGTACCGGGCATAATACACCACACTTGCCCCATAGTATCCACAATCCAATAAATTACATTCATCAAGGTGCAAAGGATACTTTTCACCATCCTCATCCTGTCCATCCAACAGCCCATAATAACATCACCACCGTCTCCTCAGCAAAATCTGAGgcatcttcaaatttttcataccAAACGCACATGCATCCCGTAGAAATACTCCAAAAGCAAATCGAAGATAAACATTTAATGGAATCTCAATCCTCCACCCCTGGATCTTTGGATTTGAACCATCATTCTTCAAGCGGTAGTGATGACGTCTTaactaaaaagaaaaaatcctTAAAATTGACgaggtttttcaaaaaaattcataatGATTATCACGACAACCACCATAACCACAACCATAGATCTACTCCTACAAAACCAAAGGTTAGCTCGCATACTAACGGAAATGTAGTAGAAAGTAATGGGAAATCTTTATACGAAACAGATAACCCAGTAGAACTGTTGGAAAAGTATGGTATACCTGGTAGAAAATTGGGCGAGGGAGCTTCTGGTTCAGTATCTGTAGTGGAAAGAACCGATGGTAAACTATTTGCCTGCAAAATGTTCAGAAAACCCTCACTAAACAATGATGGAACCAACCATTCCCAATTAGCCAATTACTCTAAGAAAGTTACCACAGAATTTTGTATTGGCTCCACTTTGCACCATGAAAATATCATTGAAACATTTGACATGTTGAACGAGGGTGACACGTATCTATTAGTGATGGAGTACGCACCATACGATTTCTTTAATCTTGTCATGAGCAATTTAATGACACAAGACGAAGTAAATTGTTATTTCAAACAACTTTGCCATGGTGTCAATTATCTTCATTCTATGGGTTTAGCTCATAGAGACTTGAAACTAGACAACTGCGTGGTTACTAATGACGGCATTTTAAAATTGATTGACTTCGGTAGCGCTGTCGTTTTTCAATACCCCTATGAAGATACCATCGTTAAATCTCATGGGATCGTGGGGTCCGATCCATACCTTGCTCCTGAGCTACTAAAACAAACATCTTACGACCCAAGAGTAGCAGACGTCTGGTCGATCGCTATTATATTTTACTGTATGGTATTAAAAAGATTTCCTTGGAAAGctccaaaaaaaagcttcAATTCCTTTCGACTGTTTACCGAGGAGCctgaagacgaagatgatatTGCTAGGGGCCCAAATAAAATACTAAGGCTATTACCAAGAGACTCACGAAAAATAATAGGTGGAATGTTAACATTAGACCCAAAACAAAGAGTATTGATGAACGAAGTGGTAAAGAATGATTGGCTGGTATCCGTCCCCTCTTGTGAAATTGACCCTATATCGGGCAAGTTGGttgaaagaacaaaaaaccaCAAACATCATTTGGtcactgaagaagaactaaacGAGTTGAGCAAAGAACATGGAAACAAGGATTCAAACTAA
- the DIA3 gene encoding putative acid phosphatase DIA3: MFMSLAYAILCASLTDAAAIPTGSLADADQIGSQQRFFPFLGGSGPYFSFPANYGIPADIPVGCTLTQVQMIGRHGERYPTNSEAKGIFQTWYKISNYTGKYNGPLSFLNYEYEFFITHESDLEMETTLENSMDVLNPYTGEMDAKSHAREFLAKYGQLVENRTSFPIFTSNSKRVHDTARFFIDGLGDNFNVSLQTISEASSAGANTLTAKSSCPNWRSNVNGDILSEYSSEYLENIANRLNEENKGLNLIKSDANALFSWCAFELNVKGYSNICDVFTAEELIYYSYGSDLTSFYQNGPGYNLIKSIGANLFNATVKLLKESAYMDQKVWLSFTHDSDILNYLTAVGLVDDTRNLSTAHVPFRDHAYHKSWYIPQGARIYTEKIQCVKDFYIRYVVNDAVAPIETCSDGPGFSCKENQFYEYAKERLEGLNFYEDCSVSNVSPQRELSFYWDWNTTRYNASLVD; encoded by the coding sequence ATGTTCATGTCACTGGCCTATGCCATTTTATGTGCATCGCTAACTGATGCAGCCGCTATCCCAACTGGCAGTTTGGCAGATGCTGACCAGATCGGCTCTCAGCAAAGGTTTTTTCCCTTCTTAGGCGGCTCTGGACCATATTTCTCATTTCCTGCTAATTATGGCATCCCCGCAGACATTCCTGTAGGTTGTACGCTAACGCAGGTGCAAATGATTGGTAGGCATGGCGAAAGGTATCCTACCAATAGTGAGGCCAAGGGCATTTTTCAGACATGGTACAAAATATCCAATTACACAGGTAAGTATAACGGACCGTTGTCGTTTCTGAATTACGAATATGAGTTTTTCATTACCCATGAGAGTGACCTAGAAATGGAAACCACCTTGGAAAACTCGATGGATGTGCTGAACCCATATACTGGCGAAATGGATGCGAAGAGCCATGCAAGAGAATTCTTGGCAAAATATGGGCAGCTAGTGGAGAATCGCACCAGCTTCCCCATCTTTAcctcaaattcaaaaagggTTCATGATACCGCCCGATTTTTTATCGATGGGCTGGGCGATAACTTCAACGTATCATTGCAAACAATCAGCGAAGCTTCATCCGCTGGAGCAAATACATTGACCGCCAAGAGCTCTTGTCCGAACTGGCGTTCCAATGTCAATGGTGACATACTTTCTGAGTATTCGAGTGAATATTTAGAAAATATTGCCAATCGTCTAAACGAGGAAAATAAAGGGCTTAATTTAATCAAGAGCGACGCAAAtgcattattttcttggtGCGCTTTTGAGCTTAATGTAAAGGGCTACAGTAACATTTGTGACGTTTTTACCGCAGAAGAGTTGATATATTATTCATACGGAAGTGATTTGACAAgtttttatcaaaatggTCCCGGCTATAATTTGATCAAATCTATAGGTGctaatcttttcaatgcGACAGTAAAACTACTAAAAGAAAGTGCGTATATGGATCAGAAAGTGTGGCTGAGCTTCACGCATGATAGTGATATTCTGAACTATTTGACAGCCGTCGGATTGGTTGACGATACTAGAAATCTATCCACTGCCCACGTTCCGTTTCGTGATCATGCCTACCATAAATCGTGGTATATCCCGCAAGGCGCTAGAATATATACTGAAAAGATCCAATGCGTTAAGGATTTCTACATACGGTATGTGGTCAACGATGCCGTGGCTCCTATCGAGACTTGTTCAGATGGTCCAGGATTTTCctgcaaagaaaatcagTTTTACGAGTATGCGAAAGAGAGACTTGAAGGCCTAAATTTCTATGAAGATTGCAGCGTTTCCAATGTTAGCCCCCAAAGAGAATTAAGCTTTTATTGGGATTGGAATACAACCAGGTATAACGCGTCGTTGGTAGACTAA
- the GPD1 gene encoding glycerol-3-phosphate dehydrogenase (NAD(+)) GPD1, with the protein MSAAADRLNLTSGHLNAGRKRSSSSVSLKAAEKPFKVTVIGSGNWGTTIAKVVAENCKGYPEVFAPEVQMWVFEEDINGEKLTEIINTRHQNVKYLPNITLPDNLVANPDLIDSVKDVDILVFNIPHQFLPRICGQLKGHVSSHVRAISCLKGFEVGAKGVQLLSSYITENLGIQCGALSGANIATEVAQEHWSETTVAYHIPKDFRGEGKDVDHKVLKALFHRPYFHVSVIEDVAGISICGALKNVVALGCGFVEGLGWGNNASAAIQRVGLGEIIRFGQMFFPESREETYYQESAGVADLITTCAGGRNVKVARLMATSGKDAWECEKELLNGQSAQGLITCKEVHEWLETCGSVEDFPLFEAVYQIVYNNYPMKNLPDMIEELDLHGE; encoded by the coding sequence atgtctgctgctgctgatAGATTAAACTTAACCTCTGGCCATTTGAACGCCGGTAGAAAGAgaagttcttcttctgtttctttgaaggcCGCTGAAAAGCCTTTCAAGGTCACCGTCATTGGTTCCGGTAACTGGGGTACCACCATTGCAAAGGTCGTTGCTGAAAACTGTAAGGGTTACCCAGAGGTTTTCGCTCCAGAAGTTCAAATGTGGGtgtttgaagaagacattaACGGTGAAAAACTTACCGAAATCATAAATACCAGACACCAAAACGTCAAGTACCTGCCAAATATCACTCTTCCAGACAACCTGGTCGCCAACCCAGATTTGATTGACTCCGTTAAGGACGTCGACATTCTAGTGTTCAACATCCCACATCAATTTTTGCCACGTATCTGTGGCCAATTGAAGGGTCACGTCAGCTCTCACGTCAGAGCTATCTCCTGTTTGAAGGGTTTCGAAGTCGGTGCCAAGGGTGTCCAATTGTTGTCCTCTTACATCACCGAAAACCTAGGCATCCAATGTGGTGCTTTATCCGGTGCTAACATTGCCACAGAGGTCGCCCAAGAACATTGGTCTGAAACTACAGTTGCCTACCACATTCCAAAGGACTTTAGAGGTGAGGGTAAGGATGTCGACCACAAGGTCTTGAAAGCCTTGTTCCACAGACCTTACTTCCACGTCAGTGTCATTGAAGATGTCGCCGGTATCTCCATCTGTGGTGCTTTGAAGAACGTCGTCGCCTTGGGTTGCGGTTTCGTCGAAGGTCTAGGCTGGGGTAACAACGCTTCTGCCGCCATTCAAAGAGTCGGTCTGGGTGAGATCATAAGGTTCGGCCAAATGTTTTTCCCAGAATCTAGAGAAGAAACCTACTATCAAGAATCCGCTGGTGTTGCTGACTTGATCACCACCTGTGCCGGTGGTAGAAACGTCAAGGTTGCTAGATTAATGGCTACTTCTGGTAAGGATGCCTGGGAGTGTGAAAAAGAGTTGTTGAACGGCCAATCCGCTCAAGGTTTGATCACCTGTAAGGAAGTCCACGAATGGTTAGAAACCTGTGGGTCCGTTGAAGACTTCCCATTGTTCGAAGCCGTCTACCAAATCGTTTACAACAACTACCCAATGAAGAACCTGCCGGATATGATTGAAGAATTAGATCTACACGGAGAATAG
- the GPM2 gene encoding phosphoglycerate mutase family protein GPM2 → MTANTKSNVMRLFLLRHGQSELNHENIFCGWIDAKLTEKGKEQARHSAELIKQYCETNQLDLPQIGYTSRLIRTQQTIETMCEEFRLEPQLQVVYDFNKVELGSKFGGDKKNTTKIPILQTWRLNERHYGSWQGQRKPNVLEEYGKKEYMFIRRDYEGKPPPVDLSREMIQQENEKGSSTGYEFKEPNRQVKYELECSNHDIVLPDSESLREVVYRLNPFLQNVILKLATQYDESSCLIVGHGSSVRSLLKILEGISDDDIKNVDIPNGIPLVVELDKNDGLKFIRKYYLDPESAKINAEKVRNEGFEKNP, encoded by the coding sequence ATGACTGCAAAtacaaaatcaaatgtCATGAGattgttcttgttgagGCATGGGCAAAGCGAATTAAATCATGAGAATATCTTTTGCGGTTGGATTGATGCTAAATTGactgaaaaaggaaaagagcAAGCTCGTCATTCAGCTGAATTGATTAAACAGTATTGCGAGACAAATCAATTGGATTTGCCCCAGATCGGTTACACATCGCGCTTGATCAGAACTCAACAAACTATAGAAACGATGTGCGAAGAGTTCAGGTTGGAACCGCAACTGCAAGTTGTCTATGACTTTAATAAAGTCGAACTTGGGAGTAAATTCGGTGGtgacaagaaaaatactacAAAAATCCCCATTCTTCAAACTTGGAGGTTAAACGAGCGTCACTATGGCTCTTGGCAGGGCCAAAGGAAACCAAATGTCTTAGAAGAATACGGTAAGAAAGAATACATGTTTATCAGAAGAGATTACGAAGGTAAACCCCCACCAGTAGACCTAAGCCGTGAGATGATCCAGCAAGAGAACGAGAAGGGTTCTTCCACCGGGTACGAATTCAAAGAGCCAAATAGACAGGTCAAATATGAACTGGAATGTAGCAATCATGACATCGTCTTACCAGACTCCGAATCTCTTCGTGAGGTTGTTTATAGATTGAACccatttttacaaaacgTCATACTGAAATTAGCTACCCAATACGATGAATCGTCCTGCTTAATCGTGGGCCATGGAAGTTCAGTAAGATCGCTCTTGAAAATTCTGGAAGGCATATCGGATGATGACATTAAAAATGTCGATATCCCAAACGGAATTCCATTGGTTGTTGAATTGGATAAGAATGATGGTCTTAAGTTCATCAGGAAATATTATTTGGATCCTGAATCGGCCAAAATTAATGCTGAAAAAGTTCGTAATGAAGGTTTCGAAAAAAACCCTTAA
- the RPN4 gene encoding stress-regulated transcription factor RPN4 codes for MASTELSLKRTLTDILEDELYHTNPAHNQFAGHYQNYHPNASITPYKLVNSNKENNNFTWNTAFQQQNESNTASQPPQQTYHFPIFNKYADPTLTTTTSLTNGEATANDKQVVGNNVHLIPSDSKVANETPLQKTVDLKNVMKVSDPYVPTRNTFNYDVKISNDFFDNGDNLYGNDEEVLFYEDNYNPKMQWSLQDNSAAINNEDARTIFNNEFDSDDDDISDDEEDEIEDEDRLQQQEEILLPLDVTSVSIFDADHKINHLKSAGHVFNEYSYVDSNTDDTTNITPKNTLEEQENANAEEGGEEEDNDLLDEDDLYDISLLKNKRKQSFVLNKNTVGFERLSSPSTPVKVPSNTTTTTKRKSTKSFNNSGGTNSNNENTPMERIKKPTSSVSNSNSSRRKLINYTKKHLSSHPTPFSSSPSPTTTSSSAHASSSDGSNEIFACQIMNLISNEPCGAQFSRSYDLTRHQNTIHAKRKIVFRCSECIKILGSEGYQKTFSRLDALTRHIKSKHEDLSSEQRQEVTKFAKANIGYVMG; via the coding sequence ATGGCATCCACAGAACTGAGCCTGAAAAGAACTTTAACAGATATTCTGGAAGACGAGTTGTACCACACCAATCCGGCACATAACCAGTTCGCAGGTCACTACCAAAACTATCACCCGAATGCTAGCATCACCCCATACAAACTGGTGAACAGCAACAAGGAAAATAACAATTTTACGTGGAACACCGCATTCCAACAGCAGAATGAGTCTAATACGGCTTCTCAGCCTCCACAACAAACTTACCATTTCCCAATATTCAACAAATATGCTGACCCCACACTAACTACCACTACTTCGCTTACAAACGGTGAAGCAACAGCGAATGACAAACAAGTTGTTGGTAATAATGTTCACCTCATACCCAGTGATAGTAAGGTCGCCAATGAAACTCCATTGCAAAAGACTGttgatttgaagaatgtAATGAAAGTCTCAGATCCTTATGTGCCGACGCGAAATACATTCAATTACGATGTCAAAATATCCaacgatttttttgataacgGTGACAATCTGTATGGTAATGACGAAGAAGTGCTATTTTATGAAGACAATTATAATCCAAAGATGCAATGGTCTCTTCAGGACAATAGTGCTGcaataaataatgaagacGCAAGAACTATCTTCAATAACGAATTTGActctgatgatgacgatatcagtgacgatgaagaagacgaaattgaagacgaagatcGTTTGCAACAACAAGAGGAAATCCTTTTGCCATTAGACGTCACCTCAGTATCGATATTTGATGCCGATCATAAAATAAATCATTTAAAGAGTGCTGGTCATGTATTTAATGAATACAGTTACGTTGATTCTAATACAGACGACACAACCAACATCACACCCAAAAATACGTTAGAAGAACAGGAAAATGCAAACGCTGAGGAAGGGGGTGAGGAGGAAGATAACGATCTTCTcgacgaagatgatttaTATgatatttctcttttgaagaacaaaaggaaGCAAAGTTTTGTACTCAATAAGAATACCGTTGGTTTTGAAAGACTATCGTCTCCATCAACTCCGGTAAAGGTACCGTCTAAcactactactactactaaAAGGAAATCTACAAAGTCGTTCAATAATAGTGGTGGCACTAACAGTAATAACGAAAACACCCCGATggaaagaataaagaaaccGACTTCGTCCGTGTCAAATTCTAATAGTAGTAGGCGGAAACTAATTAACTATACCAAAAAACATCTATCATCACATCCTACACCATTCAGTTCAAGCCCAAGTCCTACAACCACATCATCTTCGGCACACGCGTCGTCTTCGGACGGTAGCAACGAAATATTTGCGTGCCAAATCATGAATCTTATTAGTAATGAACCATGTGGTGCACAATTTTCAAGATCATACGACTTGACAAGGCACCAAAATACCATACATGCCAAGAGAAAGATTGTATTCCGTTGCTCTGAATGTATAAAAATTCTGGGATCAGAAGGTTATCAGAAGACATTTTCGAGATTAGACGCTTTGACGAGGCatataaaatcaaagcATGAAGACTTATCATCGGAACAACGTCAAGAGGTTACAAAATTTGCCAAAGCTAATATTGGTTACGTTATGGGTTAA